The stretch of DNA AATATTTACAATTTGCCATTTtcgttttttctgtgttctacctCAGTAGCTCATTGTTCTTTGATCTGATGCTAGACAGACCTCTGAAAGTTTTAGGCTTAACCCTAATTTGTGCCTATAGTGAACTggaatattgtttgtttttcaatgtCAAAGAGGCTCTATAAAGTTCTTTCAGTGCAATGTGTTACATTAATAAACAAGACACTTTTCTGAATTCACATGTCTAATACAGCACTGTACTTGTTCTCTAGTATTTCATTAATCTATTTGAATGcaagcaaaaacatatttttagcaTTAACTTATGAATCataatgtaaaatgatttcgCACTCTATTATAGTGAACTGAATCGTATCAGTATCCCACTCAATCGAACCGGATCGGTACAACTTAAAATATCAAAactatataaaatatcaaactgAGATACGTATCGGCTCGTCATTTATCGGAGAGATGCACACCTCTACTGAACATGTTTCTGAGCCGCATGTTTGAAGTTGAGAGCACTGCTTGTAGCGATGCGTACATTACATGACACTGATAATTGTACCCCTCTGAAATTTTACCACAGAGGTGGAATGTTGCTCTTCCCTCTCAAGGACCTGCCTTAATGGAGGCCTTATCACTGATTAAGACCGTCCTTCCATCGTTACCCGAGGTCCGTCTTCAATCATTAATGGAGCGGCTGGAGTTCATTGGAGTTTCTAGAACTGAGGATCTCAGCCTGGTAACCTCCGATGACTTGAAAGGGATTCTACAGCCGTTGCACCAAAGAAAACTGATCAGGGCGTTTAGGGCAGGTaaatttaaagtaattttgtattaattgaTCTGTGTGCTACTGACTTGTGTATGGTGGATCCTCAGAGGAGATGAGAATGAGCTTTTCGTAATATGTTTTTATGACAATTTGTTTTAAAGATAATTGATGaagacattttttaatttactgaatattttaatgacatgcaaattaaatttgtttcctctgtttttttttttttttttttttttttgggaaaggCTTTTCGAAAGGATTTTCATTAAGTGAAACCTCTGGATACTTTCAGATTCCATGGGAAAAATTTCCTGCAGAACTTACAAAAGCTATGACAGAGGAAAAACGCCCGTGTCCATCATTAAGGCGAGCAATGGTGCGTGTTATTATCAGTGACTTGCTTGCCCTCGGAAATAAGAGACCAAGAAAGATTCTTCACCAAATCGCCCAAGAGATTGTTAAAAAATACCCCAAATCTTTTTCTGATATATCTGTAAACAGCACTGCTACCAATGGATATGACTTTTTACTGcaacaaatgaaaaacagagTGGATAACTCTACAAGGCGCATGACAAAGAAGTTAAAAAGGCCAGCAGATGGAGATGCTGGTGCTAGGAAATCCAAACATCATAGTAGGTATGACTGTGCGCAGCAGCCAGATCTTCCAGACACTGAGGATGAGTCAGCTTTAGCAGACAAAAAAGCAGAGCTTCAGGATTCATATGCACTAAAAACGCTTCCAGAGGCTCGTATCAAAAAGCTAATGGCTGAAACGTACTCCATGCAACGCTCCTCAATTAACAGAGATTATAAAACTGTAATTGAGTTGAAAAATGAATGGCCCTACTTGTTTGAGACGACTTATTTCTTTGATCACACGGAAAGACTGCTTGGTGTCCCTGTTTTAAAGAAGCTGGGGGAGGAACTGTCCAAAAAAGGGAAGAAGATACTGAACTATCTGGTGCAAATGAAAGCAACTCAGTTTGCAGAGGACACACTTAAAAACCCGCTGGAGCTACTGTCCTGCGTTGGGAGATATCTTGGTGACAGTATGGGGGTGCTACTGATAAAACAACAGGTGACGATCATCATTATGCTTGTATTATTGTAATGGTAAGCTAGTGTCAACAATGTCAGATTCAAAATCAAATTCATTGTATGTGTTTTAGCTTGTTTTGTAAAGTTCTTGTTTAATATTGTACGTATGTTTTAATGCTTTAGGGAATGATCGAAAAAAAAATGGACCCAAATCTGAGATTACCAATCACTCCATGTGTCATAATTTTTGGTAAGGAAGTTATATTCTCATAGCACAAGACAAGAGAGTTGACTTTCAAGCAGTTGTGCATGGTCTTTTGATTTGAACGTGGTCCTGTTATCACCGCTTATGTATGGGCAAAGAAATTATACAGCAGCAAAAGTGTCAGTAGTTGTAAACCTGTAATATGTGAGTTTAAGTttgcagtgagtgtgtgttatcagCGCTTTAACTAGCAAACTGCCAAaggcgtgtttgtgtgttcttgTTTCAGGTAATGAATGCTATAAGATGGTTGTAGACCAGACAGTTGTCAACGACCATGTAAGCTGCCCGTTGACAGCACTGAGCTATTTATTTAGTCTCTTCTTTGTGCTCAATATTCAGTATCCAAAGGATGCAGCATTATCACTTGACTTTATTCAGAGGTTAGTTTTCTGACGTTTCTTGTTTGTACAAGTTATACTGACTCTTTTCTGGTATAGACACATTCTAGAGAcgttaatattatatatttttatatctttgtctgtttctgtgCAACAGAATTGTCCTGGGAATCTCTCCTGGACACGGAATCAACGTGGAGAGTGAAAGAAGAAATAACTATCCATATTCTAAGTTGCTGAATTTCCTTTCAGAACTTTGTGATTAGCCGGACACTTGGACATTCGAACAATCTTTGCAAACTGAAGTGTGTATGTTCTCTTGGTTGGAAATCACACTACATGTTTGGGTAGTGCTGTACAAACATCACATACTTTGATTTAGTGATGTCATGTTTTAGGCATAGCGACCCTGtccaaagaagaaaaaatgtatctccaaaatagtatgTTTACAAGAGATGGGGGAAACTTACTACtgaaatttaatgtaaaaaaaattactttattcCATGTTATTTTGGAGCGtttatattggtccattctttgTAAAAATTTCACACAATTTAGCGGGAGTTCAGATGACATGGTAAACTATAAACTGGCAGAAAtggagatgtgttttttttggacagcgCCAATTAAGTTACTAATGTAGTCTATGAATTATTCATCTCTATATTATGCAAAAGACCAACATTTGTTTAGTTAATTTACAGTAGTGATTGCCATTTATTTacaatgaaataatgaaaagtACTGACTTCTGCTTAATACTGTACGTTTTATGCATTAAatcaaaaatgattttaaaatcatacagaattttttctcctttatttaattttttaaaatttatttatttatttatttttttttattttaaactaaatATGGATTCCattttaagtaaataaatactagGATAAGGATGAATGGCGTTGTACACCCCTGGACTGGAAAGAGCCCTGTGAAAATCTCAGACAATAACAGCAGAAAAATACAATAACACATTCATATGATGTTGAGTGTATTTGGCATATGACCTGTTCACCATGTAGTTTTGTCATTCACATTGATATTCTGTGGCTGGGGACTTCCTTTTACTCCTGCCACAAGGCTTCCAGATGATGGCTGTCAAGAGTTCTTTCTTGAACAGCTGAAATAAACTGAGAAAACCTGACAGAGTTTCAAGTTACATGTTTATTACTGGAAAGTCCCAGGGGCCATTGAAAAAGCAGGCTTTCTCTGTTTAGCTCAACAGTAAACTGTAGTGCAATCTCTTTTTTGTCACTCTGATCGGCAAGTTCTTGAACAGAAAATCTAAATTCTATTAGATGCTTTAAAAATGTCATACTTTCATTCAGATTGTTTCTTGTGTTTTATTGTCATTCCACATCATGCCACATTTCTGGGAATGTTCCACAAAGCAGAATTTATAAGTTATTTATGAGCTAGAGAAATTAAACCCACCGCTAAGGAATGTCTTGTATGACTGCAACCTCATCTGTTTTCCTGTTGGACACATTTGACTGGAGGCTATCTGCCTGAACTGAGAatccctgctttgtggaatactcTCCCCATAACCAGTGCATAAAAGAACTATTGGAATTTTGTCAGTtgaattctgattggctctcagCCACTGCCAAACAGCAGTAGAACAAATAGTTGCTGTCAGAATTGATGTTTTAAGAAGTTGGAATAATATCTGAATAACTTGCGTATTCACAGGGAAATCTCAAAGGCTAAAAAAGCCTTTGTTTTTGGAcacatgaattttttttttctaaacatttTAGTAATTGCTGGCCTATATATGTAGCCAAAAAGTTTGTTTATAGTAAGTTTTATTATTCATCTGCATGGTTTTCGTTTTGACACTGACACACATCAGCTATATCCGCTCTAGCACCTCTGTTCCAAAAGTGCTTTTATTTGTATGATATTCCTCAAAAACTGTAAAAACGGTATCTCATTTGATTCCTCGCTGTCATTTGAATATCATATCAACAACAGTCCTTGTTTATTCTCCTCAAACTGGCCTTGTTTCCTGACCCTTTCCATATTCAATGAAAGTTATTCCTCATAACTTTCAAAGACAGTCATGGACTTGCCCCTCCATAGGTTCCCAAACTACTTCATCAAAGTGCATTTCAGAATGTCCTCGGCTCAAACTTAAAAACAAATCTCTCTCGAGGTCTCTCTAATCTTATCTGTCACTGTTTCCTCATTGCTTTCCATTTAATCGCAATGTACTTATACTCCATGATTCTGCTTCTTTCTTTGCGTTGTGTTTTGACCTGGAAATGACTTGAGTGTGAAAATGGCTCTGTAACTGAAACATATTATCAGGTCATTTTGCCTGTTAGGGGGCTCTTTTCCTGTCAATAATCTTTGCAACATTCAGGAATAAAAGGTGCCAGACTCTAATGATAGACAAAACTATAGTAATCTTATTACTCAATAAAGACAGGACAGGTGCTATTTAGCTGAGTGTGCCAACCACATAACTATAGACCATACATCTTTGCTTAATAACATTCTGGAAGCAGTTAATTCCTAGAAGATTTGCGTCAGATACCGTGTTTCTTGGAGCTTGGTAGTTGATTTGGTTTGCTTTAGTGTTCCAGTGTAATTGTATTGATAACTTTTATATTAAatgcttaatttatttaataatgttaATTCATTTTCTATTACTGGTACTGTATTTCCGTTCAGTGTTTTagagggtctggagcctatccagaattaTTGGacgcaaggaaggaacacaccctggatgagTCGaaagttcatcacagggcatcacgcACTTACACCCATAGACACTTTTTTGAAATgtcattccacctaccaacatgtgtgtttggactatgggtggaaaccagagcacctggagaaaacaccaaactcctgatAGACAGTGACTCGAGGCAGGATTTGTACCaacaccaggaccctggagatgtgtgatgCCACATTTTAGTTTGTTTCAATGACAAGCAGTAACTAATGTAGCCAAATGTAAATAGATACATAGcccaaaaaaaattatatagtGAATTTGTTTTGGCTTGTTTGACTAAAATAATTAACATTTGCATTACCCCATGCTTCAGTTTTCACAGATAACTGACTACTGTGGGTTAAAATCTAAGTGTAATTGTTTTTTCACATCTTCCTTTACAGTTTTCATTACCCAGCAGAGCCAGATCAGCCCGCCACAGGAGATTTAATAATTACGATCCACTGGGACAGGACAAAGATCTCCCCCAGCGGAGAGAAAGGTATGTTTTGATTGATTTATGTGTTTATTCGtttatttaaccctttaactGTCCACTCATTTGCATAGTAGGTTTTATATTGAATATTGTGCATGATTTGGAACTAAAGAAGAGATTATATCAATAGGTCGTTACTTACTTCCTGAAAAGTGGGTGTGCAATGTGCATCAGTTTTTAGGTTCTGGATTTTAAGttttcacatttattattttttaaattgcacATTCATGCATGCAGCACAAGTTTACAGTTTGagctttatgtttttttttttgttgttgttgttgtgtaggTAGATGACGTtatatggccaaaggtttgtggaaaTATCTTTGGGGGAAATGTAGTAATCCTGCATCAAATCCAACATTATACACTTCTAGGATGGGTTTTAAACTGACTATAGGATATTGGCCCAGTGACCTTATGCTAATGTGCTACTGTACACATTACAGAGTTACATATGGTGGACATAACCATACAATCACTATCAGTCATATGCAGTTCCTGCGCATTCAACGTCTTATAATAACAAACTAGAGCTTCACTTTGGAAAAATAGCAAGTTGTCAAGTAAGGTGACCTATTTACTAATACATCTCACACATGCTGTGTATACTTTGCATGCAGCACATGCCGTTTGCGATGCTAAACAGGTGCTTGAATACAGCTATGCATTTAAATAAggtgttttgtttaaattaacatATTTGCTTTTCCTAAAGCTGCAATGTTTTATAACTGAaacaagggggaaaaaaacatctgCTAAAAATAGCGTCATTTCTGTGAGTTGCCCTGTAAAGCCTAAATATTCATTCAGAACTCAGAACGGTCAATTGTCTTTATGCATTTGCACCACATGCACACAGGCTCCAAAAATACTTCTAATTTTcctaatttttcattttcttattattattatcatcatctttTTATTTGCTTCCTACACTAAACCAGAAAGGTTCCAGATCCACAAATGTGCCCGACGTTTATAGTGCAACCTGACTGATAGTGGGAATTGACTTCagaaataattaattgttttaggAAGAATTAAGAAATGTGTTgagttataaataataaaacggTTCAATGTTTGGTCAGATTAAAATAGATGAAAGCACCCTCTGAAATTAGTATTTAAAGCACTGCCAAAATTCAATAATTAAGGATTTAGACATTTAAAGTTTagtttttataacaaacaattaaaaaaattggactgaataagtggttacagataatgaatgaatgaatgatctgcaTTTGGGTGTTTGGTGAATTCATATCAAATGTAAAGTTGTATGCATGTGTTTGGCTCAGTTAAAGTGTTTTCTATGAAAAGAATTATCATAAacctaaatattaattaatatatttagttatttattaatatatatagtaAGGTAAATTAAGTTGTACCtataacaaagaaaacaaacaaacaaaaaacttgtGTACATTTAATCCTCCACTGGAACataattttttataatttagaaCACAGTGGTTATCAGTCTTTTTAGATGAAGTACCATCCGTTATGAAACCGAAACCTCCACCATctatgatttttaccacagaaacatgtggccCCTGGTTCTCCCTCGGTTCCAGGGGCATAAGGCAaaatcttgcttgaatttttgcataatgaggctaaaaataattacaaaaatatatagaaaatacaaataactaTAGGTCTAaattgaatgttttaaacacagtaatacatttatgagaacatttaaaatttaatatcagttatgtgctttaacaGGCTACAGGTGAAAATAGAGTGGCACTGAGAGCAGGCCACAGTGGGTCCCTGTgcttgtagcagtaggtgaaggaggggtggcgctgtgttaaaccttgttttagggTTCTAATGATGCAAAGAATGGCCATGTTTTCTTTCAGCTGAGTGTatccttctgttttattttcacatGTACTGAATtctcggggggggggggggtgtatatgtaatataatatatatataatcatgtaTAAAACAATGAAATGTTAAAGCACAGCCTGTCCTTAATTGGAATCTAGGGGAACAATGCCTACAGGAGGGCAGTGCATTAATGTTCAGGGTCTGACTCAATGCTTGAAAATTTagacaaatatatatttccaaatTCAAGAAGCTTATGTAAATTTTTAATGGCATATTTGATATTATCCAACTGTAAAACCACATCAGATCCTGAGGTCACTTTGTTGCTTGTAAAGGTACTCAATTTACAATTTTTCTGAATTGTATATCAGTCATGTTATTTATTGCTTGGCAATGTGCTTTTCCATACTTCCATATGAATCCATATGATATCCGATATGATCTGGATAGATTGACATGATTAATGAATAGACAGACTGTAGCGTCAGTGGTCTAATTTGGTTTGGAGCTAAATGTGACATTAGCATTCTGTGCTTTGAAGAAAGATTTTGGTTTAACTGAGCAAGAAATCTGGACTCATATTTAGTATTTCAGTATTCTACTGAGCATTTAAGACTGCAGTCTTATCACATAATCTGCTTTGGAAATGTTCTTATAGTTTCTCTAGCTCCGCAGTGATCATGTTCAAGAACATTTAGTTAATAGCCAGTATGATATACGTTGGTTTGATACCAAAGTTATCTCTCTCAATACTTCAACACTAGTGAAAGTGTGTTATTgtcactaaaatgtaaaaacagtgtaaatgtaccttttaaaggtataacagtggttttaaagtgtaGTTGTATTCCCTAAAGTTACATTGCGTTATTTTGAGCAGTGGatatttgtgtgattttattATAGAAATGTGTAGAAACTCTGCactcaccacgaccctaaactgaataagcgattacagacaatgaatcaaaTAATAA from Hoplias malabaricus isolate fHopMal1 chromosome 5, fHopMal1.hap1, whole genome shotgun sequence encodes:
- the si:ch211-86h15.1 gene encoding uncharacterized protein si:ch211-86h15.1 isoform X1 produces the protein MANLQTLSVFVTERLTLAAQEIFKAVEVTVTEYQEEISRSRHENELLKRRLLEAGIDFYSEQSLPIIHEDESSVSQPVSEHPWHQQSEEIQVKLELSAAQEDAQRSQPQITLAKEPTSPKPCQQSEQKMEEMFHAQTSESSLDVLIPAGPFMQIKEEPSEPVPDLRSDTFCEPSIATDPCSVIASSHVSGVEDELDSHRLSSVHKAVQPKRWNVALPSQGPALMEALSLIKTVLPSLPEVRLQSLMERLEFIGVSRTEDLSLVTSDDLKGILQPLHQRKLIRAFRAGFSKGFSLSETSGYFQIPWEKFPAELTKAMTEEKRPCPSLRRAMVRVIISDLLALGNKRPRKILHQIAQEIVKKYPKSFSDISVNSTATNGYDFLLQQMKNRVDNSTRRMTKKLKRPADGDAGARKSKHHSRYDCAQQPDLPDTEDESALADKKAELQDSYALKTLPEARIKKLMAETYSMQRSSINRDYKTVIELKNEWPYLFETTYFFDHTERLLGVPVLKKLGEELSKKGKKILNYLVQMKATQFAEDTLKNPLELLSCVGRYLGDSMGVLLIKQQGMIEKKMDPNLRLPITPCVIIFGNECYKMVVDQTVVNDHVSCPLTALSYLFSLFFVLNIQYPKDAALSLDFIQRIVLGISPGHGINVESERRNNYPYSKLLNFLSELCD